A window from Citrobacter amalonaticus encodes these proteins:
- a CDS encoding precorrin-3B C(17)-methyltransferase, producing the protein MLTVIGIGPGSQAMMTMEAVEALQAAEIIVGYKTYTHLVKAFTGDKQVIKTGMCKEIERCHAAIELAQAGHNVALISSGDAGIYGMAGLVLELVSKQKLDVEVRLIPGMTASIAAASLLGAPLMHDFCHISLSDLLTPWPVIEKRIIAAGEADFVICFYNPRSRGREGHLARAFELLSASKSGQTPVGVVKSAGRKKQEKWLTTLGEMDFEPVDMTSLVIVGNKATYVQDGLMITPRGYVL; encoded by the coding sequence ATGTTAACCGTAATCGGAATCGGCCCCGGCTCACAGGCCATGATGACCATGGAAGCCGTTGAGGCCCTGCAGGCGGCAGAAATTATTGTGGGTTACAAAACCTACACTCACCTCGTCAAAGCGTTTACCGGTGACAAGCAGGTGATCAAAACCGGCATGTGCAAAGAGATCGAGCGCTGCCATGCGGCGATTGAACTGGCGCAGGCCGGACACAACGTGGCGCTGATCAGCAGCGGTGACGCCGGTATTTACGGCATGGCGGGGCTGGTGCTGGAGCTGGTCAGCAAACAGAAACTGGACGTTGAAGTGCGCCTGATCCCGGGGATGACTGCCAGTATCGCGGCGGCGTCGCTGCTCGGCGCACCGCTGATGCACGATTTTTGTCACATCAGTTTAAGCGATTTACTTACGCCGTGGCCGGTTATCGAAAAACGTATTATCGCCGCCGGAGAAGCGGACTTCGTCATCTGCTTCTACAACCCGCGCAGCCGGGGCCGTGAGGGACATCTGGCGCGCGCATTTGAACTGCTTTCCGCCAGTAAGAGCGGGCAAACGCCGGTGGGAGTGGTGAAATCTGCCGGGCGTAAAAAGCAGGAGAAATGGCTGACTACGCTGGGCGAGATGGATTTTGAACCGGTGGATATGACCAGTCTGGTGATCGTCGGTAACAAAGCGACTTATGTGCAGGACGGTCTGATGATCACGCCACGAGGTTACGTGCTGTGA
- the cbiG gene encoding cobalt-precorrin 5A hydrolase, whose product MNTVKPESIALFCLTPGGVMLAKRLAAMLPLTCFTSEKLLEDGFLPFDGGFAHAARDAFSNYSALIFIGATGIAVRVLAPLVNDKFSDPAVVVIDERGQHVISLLSGHAGGANALTRYLAGMLGADPVITTATDVNEMAALDTLAFQLNARMTDFRTAVKAVNQMLVSNQRVGLWWDEELDEDVRHCDRRGFITVTDLQQLPELDALVCVTLRNELPDIPVQHWKLVPQRVVAGIGCRRDTPFPLLAALLARQLEAQRFDPLALKAIGSVSLKKDEEGLIQLASCWRVPFETFTADALREHEHHFPASPFVRQTVGVGSVSGPAAWLLSHGQLTGETLREQGVTITLGVSH is encoded by the coding sequence ATGAATACCGTAAAGCCTGAATCAATCGCGCTGTTTTGCCTGACGCCCGGCGGTGTAATGCTGGCTAAACGGCTGGCAGCGATGTTACCGCTGACCTGTTTTACCAGTGAAAAATTGCTGGAGGACGGTTTCTTACCGTTCGACGGCGGGTTCGCCCACGCCGCGCGCGACGCGTTTTCGAACTATTCCGCGCTGATTTTTATCGGGGCGACCGGCATCGCGGTGCGCGTGCTGGCCCCGCTGGTGAATGACAAGTTCAGCGATCCGGCGGTGGTGGTGATCGACGAGCGCGGCCAGCATGTGATCAGCCTGCTTTCGGGCCATGCGGGCGGCGCGAACGCGCTGACCCGTTATCTCGCCGGCATGCTGGGCGCCGATCCGGTGATTACCACTGCCACCGATGTCAATGAGATGGCGGCACTGGACACCCTCGCGTTTCAGCTCAACGCCCGTATGACCGACTTTCGCACCGCAGTAAAAGCGGTGAATCAGATGCTGGTGAGCAACCAGCGCGTGGGACTGTGGTGGGATGAAGAACTGGATGAAGACGTCCGCCACTGCGATCGCCGTGGGTTCATTACCGTTACCGATCTCCAGCAGTTGCCTGAACTGGATGCGCTGGTGTGCGTCACGTTACGTAACGAATTGCCGGATATTCCGGTTCAACACTGGAAACTGGTGCCACAACGGGTGGTCGCTGGCATTGGCTGTCGTCGCGATACGCCGTTCCCACTACTGGCTGCGCTGCTGGCGCGTCAGCTTGAAGCGCAGCGCTTTGATCCGCTGGCGCTGAAAGCCATCGGCAGCGTGTCGCTCAAGAAAGACGAAGAGGGGCTGATCCAACTTGCCTCCTGCTGGCGTGTGCCGTTTGAAACCTTTACCGCTGACGCGCTGCGTGAGCATGAACATCACTTTCCGGCTTCGCCGTTTGTTCGCCAGACGGTCGGTGTCGGAAGCGTCTCGGGTCCGGCAGCATGGCTGCTGAGTCATGGGCAATTGACCGGCGAAACCTTGCGTGAGCAGGGCGTCACTATCACTTTGGGAGTTTCACACTGA
- a CDS encoding cobalt-precorrin-4 methyltransferase yields MSETFDPRCVWFVGAGPGDRELITLKGYRLLQQAQVVIYAGSLINTELLEYCPADAECHDSAELHLEQILTLMEEGVKAGKTVVRLQTGDVSLYGSVREQGEELTKRGIPWQVVPGVSAFLGAAAELGVEYTVPEVSQSLIITRLEGRTPVPEREQLESFASHQTSMAIYLSVQRINRVAERLIEGGYPATTPVAVIYKATWPESQTVRGTLADIADKVRDAGIRKTALILVGNFLGDEYHYSRLYAADFSHEYRKA; encoded by the coding sequence ATGTCTGAGACATTTGATCCCCGTTGTGTGTGGTTTGTCGGCGCAGGTCCGGGTGACCGGGAGCTGATTACGCTTAAGGGTTACCGGCTGTTGCAACAGGCGCAGGTGGTGATTTATGCCGGATCGCTGATTAACACTGAGTTGCTGGAGTATTGTCCGGCGGACGCAGAGTGCCACGACAGTGCGGAACTGCATCTTGAGCAAATCCTCACCCTGATGGAAGAGGGGGTGAAGGCCGGAAAAACGGTAGTGCGCCTGCAAACCGGCGACGTGTCGCTGTATGGCTCGGTGCGCGAACAGGGGGAAGAGCTGACCAAACGTGGTATCCCCTGGCAGGTGGTGCCGGGGGTCAGCGCTTTCCTCGGCGCGGCGGCGGAACTGGGGGTTGAGTACACCGTGCCGGAAGTCTCGCAAAGCCTGATTATTACGCGACTCGAAGGTCGCACGCCGGTGCCAGAACGTGAACAACTGGAATCGTTCGCCAGCCACCAGACCTCAATGGCAATTTATCTCTCCGTCCAGCGTATCAACCGGGTTGCGGAACGGTTGATTGAGGGTGGTTACCCGGCGACCACACCGGTGGCCGTGATCTACAAAGCGACCTGGCCGGAAAGTCAAACCGTGCGTGGCACGCTGGCGGATATCGCCGATAAAGTGCGCGACGCCGGGATCCGCAAAACGGCGCTCATCCTGGTCGGGAATTTCCTCGGAGATGAGTATCACTACTCCAGACTCTATGCCGCGGACTTTAGCCATGAATACCGTAAAGCCTGA
- a CDS encoding decarboxylating cobalt-precorrin-6B (C(15))-methyltransferase, whose translation MKDELFLRGEKVPMTKEAVRALALAKLELHRASHLIDIGAGTGSVSIEAALQFPSLHITAIERNPAALRLLDENRQHFACANIDILPGEAPMMMTEKADAVFMGGSGGHLTELIDWSMRQLHVGGRLVMTFILQENLNTALAHLQQRGVQDVDCLQMQISSLTTLGAGHYFKPNNPVFVIACQKEERHV comes from the coding sequence ATGAAAGATGAGCTTTTCCTGCGCGGTGAGAAGGTGCCGATGACCAAAGAAGCGGTACGTGCGCTCGCTCTCGCAAAACTTGAACTGCACCGGGCCAGTCACCTGATTGATATCGGGGCCGGAACCGGCAGTGTGTCCATCGAAGCCGCGCTACAGTTTCCGTCGCTACACATCACGGCTATCGAGCGCAATCCGGCGGCGCTGCGTTTACTCGACGAAAACCGTCAGCATTTCGCCTGCGCGAATATCGATATTCTGCCGGGTGAAGCGCCAATGATGATGACCGAGAAAGCCGATGCCGTCTTTATGGGTGGCAGTGGGGGACATCTCACGGAACTGATCGACTGGTCTATGCGCCAGTTGCACGTTGGTGGACGCCTGGTGATGACATTCATCCTACAGGAAAACCTCAACACCGCGCTGGCACATCTGCAACAGCGCGGTGTGCAGGACGTGGACTGCCTGCAAATGCAGATTTCGTCGCTGACCACGCTGGGCGCGGGTCACTATTTCAAACCGAACAATCCCGTTTTTGTCATCGCCTGCCAGAAGGAAGAACGCCATGTCTGA
- a CDS encoding cobalt-precorrin-7 (C(5))-methyltransferase → MLTVVGMGPAGLHLMTPAARAAVDEADVLVGGKRHLQQFPDFRGEQFALGANIPELLAWIAAHQDKRVVVLASGDPLFYGIGTRMVAHFGVAQVRIIPGISAVQYLCAQSGIDMNDMWLTSSHGRSVCFDTLAQHNKVAMVTDGQCGPRDIAAQLVARGKGDRWMVIGENLAMENERIHWLRVSEVHAEYEMNAVVILDER, encoded by the coding sequence ATGCTGACGGTCGTGGGGATGGGGCCAGCCGGTCTGCACCTGATGACGCCGGCGGCGCGCGCGGCGGTTGATGAGGCCGATGTGCTGGTCGGCGGTAAGCGCCATTTGCAGCAGTTCCCGGACTTTCGCGGCGAGCAGTTTGCGCTGGGCGCCAACATTCCCGAACTGCTGGCATGGATTGCGGCGCATCAGGATAAGCGGGTGGTGGTTCTGGCTTCTGGCGATCCGCTGTTTTACGGCATCGGTACGCGGATGGTGGCGCATTTTGGCGTTGCGCAGGTACGCATCATTCCAGGTATCAGCGCGGTGCAGTATCTGTGCGCGCAGTCGGGAATCGACATGAATGACATGTGGCTCACCAGTAGCCACGGGCGCAGCGTCTGTTTCGATACGCTGGCGCAGCATAACAAGGTGGCAATGGTCACCGACGGTCAGTGCGGGCCGCGTGATATTGCTGCACAACTGGTTGCACGAGGAAAGGGCGATCGCTGGATGGTGATTGGTGAAAACCTGGCGATGGAAAACGAACGGATCCACTGGCTGCGCGTCAGCGAGGTCCATGCCGAATATGAGATGAATGCAGTGGTGATCCTTGATGAAAGATGA
- the cbiD gene encoding cobalt-precorrin-5B (C(1))-methyltransferase CbiD produces the protein MSDQSFDAPVWHNGKALRKGYTTGSCATAAAKVAALMVLRQHLIHQVSIVTPSGVTLCLNVESPHIEGQQAIAAIRKDGGDDVDATHGMLIFARVTLNDSGEIVLSGGEGVGTVTRKGIGLPVGSAAINRTPRHTIESAVREAIGPVRGAEIEIFAPEGEERAQKTYNSRLGILGGISIIGTTGIVTPMSEESWKRSLSLELEIKRAAGLERVVLVPGNHGERFVREQMGIDTNVVVTMSNFVGYMIEEAVRLGFRQVVLVGHPGKLIKIAAGIFHTHSHIADARMETLVAHLALLGAPRELLTLVSDCDTTEAAMEHIDAFGFQHLYNHLAERICQRVMQMLRFTKTPPTCDAIMFSFDNQVLGSNRPVDAIAREMQC, from the coding sequence ATGAGCGATCAGTCTTTCGACGCGCCCGTCTGGCATAACGGCAAAGCGCTGCGCAAAGGTTATACCACTGGATCGTGCGCCACGGCGGCGGCAAAAGTCGCCGCGCTGATGGTGTTGCGTCAGCATCTGATCCATCAGGTATCGATTGTCACACCTTCCGGCGTCACTCTGTGTCTGAACGTGGAATCTCCACACATTGAAGGACAGCAGGCCATTGCCGCGATCCGTAAAGATGGTGGCGATGATGTCGACGCCACCCACGGGATGTTGATTTTCGCCCGCGTCACGTTGAATGACAGCGGTGAAATTGTCCTGTCCGGGGGCGAAGGCGTCGGCACCGTCACCCGCAAGGGGATTGGTCTGCCTGTCGGCAGCGCGGCAATTAATCGCACCCCGCGTCACACCATTGAGTCCGCCGTGCGTGAGGCGATAGGCCCGGTACGCGGGGCGGAAATCGAAATATTTGCCCCGGAAGGCGAAGAACGAGCGCAAAAAACCTACAACTCGCGTCTCGGTATTCTTGGCGGAATTTCCATTATTGGCACCACCGGTATTGTGACCCCCATGTCCGAAGAGAGCTGGAAGCGGTCGTTATCGCTGGAGCTGGAAATCAAACGTGCCGCCGGACTGGAGCGGGTAGTTCTGGTGCCGGGTAATCATGGTGAGCGTTTCGTCCGCGAACAGATGGGCATCGATACCAACGTGGTGGTCACCATGAGCAACTTTGTCGGCTACATGATTGAAGAGGCGGTGCGGCTGGGATTTCGCCAGGTCGTGCTCGTCGGTCATCCTGGGAAATTGATCAAAATTGCTGCCGGGATCTTCCATACCCACAGCCACATAGCCGATGCGCGAATGGAAACGCTGGTGGCGCATCTGGCGCTGCTCGGCGCGCCGCGGGAGTTGCTGACGCTGGTAAGCGATTGCGACACCACTGAAGCGGCAATGGAGCACATCGACGCGTTCGGCTTTCAGCACCTCTACAACCATCTTGCTGAACGCATCTGTCAGCGCGTGATGCAGATGCTGCGCTTTACCAAAACCCCGCCGACCTGCGACGCGATCATGTTTTCGTTTGATAACCAGGTTCTGGGTAGCAACCGCCCCGTCGACGCTATCGCCCGGGAGATGCAATGCTGA
- a CDS encoding cobalt-precorrin-8 methylmutase, with product MQYIQQPQAIEAKSFDIIGEIIHETRPEYQFASPLHEAIIKRVIHTTADFDWLDILWFSDDALEQLCAALSRPSVIYTDTTMALSGINKTLLAKTGGECRCYISDPRVVAQAKAQGITRSMAAVDIAVTEEGEKVFVFGNAPTALFRLLEKDVAVSGVVGVPVGFVGAAESKEALTHSQLPAIAALGRKGGSNVAAAIVNAMLYYMQGAR from the coding sequence ATGCAATACATCCAGCAACCCCAGGCGATTGAAGCCAAAAGTTTTGACATCATTGGCGAGATCATTCATGAAACGCGCCCGGAGTACCAGTTTGCCAGTCCGCTACATGAAGCCATCATCAAACGGGTGATTCATACCACCGCTGACTTCGACTGGCTGGATATTCTCTGGTTTTCGGATGATGCGCTGGAACAACTTTGTGCAGCGCTAAGTCGCCCATCGGTTATCTATACCGACACCACCATGGCGCTTTCGGGAATCAATAAAACCCTGCTGGCGAAGACGGGGGGCGAGTGTCGCTGCTATATCAGCGATCCGCGCGTGGTAGCGCAAGCGAAAGCGCAGGGTATCACTCGCTCAATGGCGGCTGTCGACATTGCCGTGACGGAAGAAGGCGAAAAAGTGTTTGTCTTTGGCAACGCGCCCACTGCGCTGTTTCGCCTGTTGGAAAAAGATGTAGCGGTAAGCGGCGTCGTCGGCGTGCCGGTGGGATTTGTCGGCGCGGCGGAATCCAAAGAGGCGCTGACGCACAGCCAATTGCCCGCCATTGCCGCCCTCGGACGCAAAGGCGGCAGTAACGTTGCGGCGGCGATCGTGAACGCCATGCTGTATTACATGCAGGGGGCGCGATGA
- the cbiB gene encoding adenosylcobinamide-phosphate synthase CbiB produces the protein MTLLAWCVAWLLDVVIGDPPHWPHPVRWIGNLITTVQRIIRRYCHSDRALRMGGGVMWLVVVGLTWAVAWGVLHLAAWIHPWLGWVVEVWMIFTVLAGRCLATAAQEVERPLREGNLAQSREKLSWIVGRDTSQLQPEQINRAVVETVAENTVDGIIAPLFFLLIGGAPLAMAYKAVNTLDSMVGYKHEKYRAIGMVSARLDDVANYIPARLSWLLLSAAAVLCRRDGARALCVGWRDRYNHSSPNCAWAEASVAGALGIRLGGPNDYFGERVEKPWIGDAQRTISIDDISQTIRLMWVASTLALVLFLVTRWLVVGVA, from the coding sequence ATGACGCTACTGGCATGGTGTGTGGCCTGGCTTCTCGATGTCGTGATTGGCGACCCACCACACTGGCCGCATCCGGTGCGCTGGATAGGCAATCTGATCACTACCGTGCAGCGGATTATCCGCCGCTACTGCCACAGCGACCGGGCGTTACGCATGGGTGGTGGGGTGATGTGGCTGGTGGTTGTCGGCTTGACGTGGGCGGTTGCCTGGGGCGTGTTACACCTGGCGGCGTGGATTCATCCATGGCTCGGTTGGGTCGTTGAAGTCTGGATGATTTTCACCGTGCTGGCGGGGCGCTGTCTGGCAACGGCGGCACAGGAGGTTGAGCGCCCGCTGCGCGAAGGTAACCTTGCACAAAGCCGCGAAAAGCTCTCGTGGATTGTGGGGCGTGACACATCGCAACTTCAGCCAGAACAGATCAACCGGGCGGTCGTGGAAACCGTGGCGGAGAATACGGTTGACGGCATTATCGCGCCGCTGTTCTTCCTCTTAATTGGCGGCGCGCCGCTGGCGATGGCCTACAAAGCGGTGAATACCCTGGATTCCATGGTGGGTTATAAACACGAAAAATACCGGGCGATTGGCATGGTCAGCGCTCGCCTGGACGACGTCGCGAACTACATTCCTGCACGGCTGAGCTGGCTGCTGCTGAGCGCGGCAGCGGTGCTGTGCCGTCGTGACGGCGCCCGGGCGCTCTGTGTGGGCTGGCGGGATCGCTATAACCACAGCAGCCCGAACTGTGCCTGGGCGGAGGCTTCCGTTGCCGGTGCGTTGGGCATTCGACTGGGCGGCCCGAATGATTACTTTGGCGAGCGCGTTGAAAAACCGTGGATCGGCGACGCGCAGCGCACTATTTCCATAGATGACATTTCCCAAACGATTCGACTGATGTGGGTTGCCTCAACGCTGGCTCTGGTGCTGTTCCTTGTGACGCGCTGGCTGGTAGTGGGTGTGGCCTGA
- a CDS encoding cobyrinate a,c-diamide synthase, giving the protein MAAKQYAFVLAGTGSGCGKTTVTLGLLNVMKQRGLRVQPCKVGPDYLDTAWHTAISGTASRNLDSFMLPEPVLNALFREQMQDADIAVIEGVMGLYDGYGTDPDYCSTAAMAKQLGCPVILLVDGKAVSTSIAATVMGFQHFDPTLNIAGVIVNRVNSESHFQLLKTAIEHYCAVPVLGYVPRVDGVALPERHLGLVTARESVVNQQSWQDFAARLESTLDIDRLLALIHLQALPPGEWPECPAPNAGEGLTLAMADDEAFNFYYPDNVALLARTGVNIVRFSPLHDRELPDCQMVWLGGGYPELHASALAANTTMLTSLREAHQRGVAIYAECGGLMYLGSLLEDADGVEHRMADILPGRSKMGKRLTRFGYCEAQALQPTLLAAEGDVLRGHEFHYSDFSPETPAVLACRKVRDGQMVQAWSGGWRTGNTFASYLHVHFAQRPLMLNHWLNAAREAL; this is encoded by the coding sequence ATGGCGGCAAAGCAGTACGCGTTTGTTCTGGCAGGTACCGGTAGCGGCTGTGGTAAAACCACAGTGACGCTGGGCTTGCTGAACGTGATGAAACAACGTGGTTTACGCGTCCAGCCCTGCAAAGTCGGCCCTGATTACCTTGACACCGCCTGGCATACGGCCATCAGCGGTACCGCCTCCCGCAACCTCGACAGTTTTATGCTCCCCGAGCCGGTGCTTAATGCGCTGTTCCGCGAACAGATGCAGGATGCAGATATTGCAGTGATCGAAGGGGTGATGGGGCTGTATGACGGTTACGGTACAGATCCTGATTATTGCAGTACCGCCGCGATGGCAAAACAGTTGGGCTGTCCGGTCATTCTGCTGGTTGACGGGAAAGCCGTTTCTACTTCCATTGCCGCCACGGTGATGGGCTTCCAGCATTTCGACCCGACGCTGAACATTGCCGGCGTCATCGTTAACCGCGTCAACAGTGAGTCCCATTTCCAGTTGCTGAAAACCGCTATCGAGCACTACTGCGCTGTGCCGGTGCTGGGTTACGTCCCGCGTGTTGACGGCGTCGCGCTACCCGAACGGCATCTGGGACTGGTGACCGCGCGTGAGTCCGTCGTCAATCAACAATCGTGGCAGGATTTCGCCGCCCGGCTGGAAAGTACGCTGGATATCGATCGGTTGCTGGCGTTAATCCACCTTCAGGCATTGCCGCCAGGCGAATGGCCTGAATGTCCTGCGCCCAACGCCGGAGAAGGACTGACGCTGGCGATGGCTGATGATGAGGCCTTTAATTTTTATTATCCCGATAACGTGGCGCTGCTGGCGCGTACCGGCGTCAACATTGTACGCTTCAGCCCGCTCCACGATCGCGAATTACCCGATTGTCAAATGGTCTGGCTGGGCGGCGGTTATCCGGAACTGCACGCGTCCGCGCTGGCGGCCAATACTACTATGCTGACAAGCCTGCGCGAGGCGCATCAGCGCGGTGTCGCCATTTATGCCGAATGCGGCGGATTGATGTACCTCGGCAGCCTGCTGGAAGATGCCGACGGGGTTGAGCATCGCATGGCCGATATCCTTCCCGGTCGCAGCAAAATGGGTAAACGGCTAACCCGCTTTGGCTATTGTGAAGCGCAGGCTTTGCAGCCCACGCTGCTGGCCGCGGAAGGCGATGTGCTGCGCGGTCATGAATTCCATTACTCCGATTTTTCCCCTGAAACCCCCGCTGTGCTGGCTTGCCGTAAAGTCCGTGACGGTCAGATGGTGCAGGCGTGGTCCGGTGGCTGGCGAACGGGCAACACCTTCGCCAGCTACCTGCACGTTCACTTTGCTCAGCGTCCATTAATGCTTAATCACTGGCTGAATGCCGCGCGGGAGGCGTTATGA
- the pocR gene encoding transcriptional regulator PocR — MISASTLNSELINKIAQDFAQATSLAVVVVNIHGDEISELFNFTPFCQLMRQHPQHSTRCRMSDRCGGLEASKSDQPCIYRCHAGLTDFSIPLVIAGHLVGFVLCGQVRLRNDDGADLLDIMKVDDRWQADPELLNEFSNVPEMDYSRVMASADLLKLIVENCLKKQLNFVVIKDSTQPAEPSRPTRAASPHDSKMKKALRYIDAHLSDDLRLEDVASHVYLSPYYFSKLFKKYQGIGFNAWVNQQRMASARELLCHSDWSIASIARNLGFSQTSYFCKVFRQTYQVTPQAYRQKINENLPAESA, encoded by the coding sequence TTGTCAATATTCACGGTGATGAGATTTCTGAGCTGTTTAATTTCACACCTTTTTGCCAACTGATGCGTCAGCATCCGCAACACAGTACCCGGTGTCGTATGAGCGATCGCTGTGGGGGACTGGAAGCGTCAAAATCGGATCAACCCTGTATCTATCGCTGCCATGCCGGGCTTACCGATTTCTCTATTCCTCTCGTGATCGCAGGCCATCTTGTTGGATTCGTTCTGTGCGGCCAGGTGCGTTTACGTAACGATGATGGTGCCGATCTGCTCGATATCATGAAGGTTGACGATCGCTGGCAGGCCGATCCTGAACTGCTCAATGAGTTCAGTAATGTCCCGGAAATGGACTATTCTCGCGTGATGGCCTCGGCGGATCTGCTCAAACTCATTGTTGAAAACTGCCTCAAGAAGCAACTCAATTTCGTGGTGATCAAAGACAGCACGCAACCTGCTGAGCCTTCACGCCCGACCCGCGCCGCCAGCCCTCATGACAGCAAAATGAAAAAGGCGTTACGCTATATTGATGCCCACTTGTCAGACGATCTTCGCCTTGAAGATGTGGCCTCGCATGTTTACCTGAGCCCGTACTACTTCAGCAAACTGTTCAAAAAATATCAGGGCATTGGTTTTAACGCGTGGGTCAATCAACAGCGCATGGCCAGTGCCAGAGAGCTGCTTTGTCACAGTGACTGGAGCATTGCCAGTATTGCCCGCAATTTAGGTTTTTCGCAAACCAGCTATTTTTGCAAAGTGTTCCGTCAGACTTATCAGGTTACGCCGCAGGCCTATCGGCAAAAAATAAATGAAAACTTGCCTGCTGAATCGGCATAA